Proteins co-encoded in one Stutzerimonas stutzeri genomic window:
- a CDS encoding peroxiredoxin, with protein MPVQIDQPVPPFQAPATNDTQVSLDALKGKQVVLYFYPKDNTPGCTTEGQGFRDLHDAFSEANTLIFGVSRDSLKTHENFKAKQAFPFELICDKDEQLCQLFDVIKLKKLYGKEYLGVDRSTFLIDRDGVLRQQWRGVKVPGHVEAVLQAAQALHRQ; from the coding sequence ATGCCCGTGCAAATCGATCAACCCGTTCCGCCATTCCAGGCGCCGGCCACCAACGATACCCAGGTCAGCCTCGACGCGCTGAAGGGCAAGCAGGTCGTGCTGTATTTCTACCCGAAAGACAACACGCCGGGCTGCACCACCGAGGGCCAGGGTTTTCGCGATCTGCACGACGCCTTCAGCGAGGCCAACACCCTGATCTTCGGCGTGTCCCGCGACAGCCTGAAAACCCATGAGAACTTCAAAGCCAAACAAGCGTTTCCCTTCGAGCTTATCTGCGACAAAGACGAACAGCTCTGCCAGCTGTTCGACGTGATCAAGCTGAAGAAGCTTTATGGCAAGGAATACCTGGGCGTGGACCGCAGCACCTTCCTCATCGACCGCGACGGCGTGCTCCGTCAGCAATGGCGAGGCGTGAAGGTCCCCGGGCATGTCGAAGCGGTTTTGCAGGCCGCCCAGGCACTGCATCGCCAATAG
- a CDS encoding glycine cleavage system protein R: MSTPPVPREQFLVISAMGRNPMALTNVLCRASNENRCAVVSTRLTRHGEFCALVLEITGTWDALARMETALPGLAKKHEFTTNVVRSEALETRPQALPYVAYVSSVYRPDILNELCQFFLDHRVELESLTCDTYQAPQTGGTMLNATLTVTLPAGTQISWLRDQFLDFADALNLDALIEPWRPQNP; encoded by the coding sequence ATGTCCACCCCCCCAGTACCCCGAGAACAGTTTCTCGTCATCAGCGCCATGGGCCGTAACCCGATGGCGCTCACCAACGTGCTTTGCCGAGCCAGCAACGAGAATCGCTGCGCCGTCGTCAGTACCCGCCTGACGCGACATGGCGAGTTCTGCGCGCTGGTCCTGGAGATCACCGGAACCTGGGACGCCCTCGCTCGCATGGAGACAGCGCTTCCCGGCCTGGCCAAGAAGCACGAGTTCACCACCAACGTGGTGCGCAGCGAAGCACTGGAAACGCGTCCGCAGGCGCTACCCTACGTGGCCTATGTCAGCTCGGTGTATCGTCCGGACATTCTCAACGAGCTGTGCCAGTTCTTCCTTGATCATCGCGTGGAGCTCGAGAGCCTGACCTGCGACACCTACCAGGCGCCCCAGACCGGGGGCACGATGCTCAACGCGACGCTGACCGTCACGCTGCCGGCCGGCACGCAGATCAGCTGGCTGCGCGACCAGTTCCTGGATTTTGCCGACGCCCTGAATCTGGACGCGCTCATAGAGCCCTGGCGCCCGCAAAATCCCTAA
- the dapA gene encoding 4-hydroxy-tetrahydrodipicolinate synthase — protein sequence MIAGSMVALVTPMDAQGGLDWDSLSKLVDFHLQEGTNAIVAVGTTGESATLEVPEHIEVIRRVVDQVNGRIPVIAGTGANSTREAVELTENAKSAGADACLLVTPYYNKPTQEGLYLHFRHIAEAVAIPQILYNVPGRTACDMLPETIERLSTVPNIIGVKEATGDLKRGREVLDRVSKDFLVYSGDDATAVELMLMGGKGNISVTANVAPRAMSELCAAAIAGDAEKARAINALLMPLHQTLFLEANPIPVKWALHEMGLMQDGIRLPLTWLSQRCQEPLREAMRQSGVLA from the coding sequence ATGATTGCGGGCAGTATGGTGGCGTTGGTCACTCCCATGGACGCACAGGGCGGTCTTGACTGGGATAGCCTGAGCAAACTCGTGGACTTCCATCTCCAGGAAGGTACCAATGCAATCGTTGCAGTCGGCACCACGGGTGAATCGGCTACCCTCGAGGTACCCGAACACATCGAAGTGATCCGCCGGGTGGTGGACCAGGTCAACGGTCGTATACCGGTGATCGCTGGTACCGGTGCCAACTCGACGCGCGAAGCGGTCGAGCTGACCGAAAACGCCAAGTCGGCCGGTGCCGATGCCTGCCTGCTGGTCACGCCTTATTACAACAAGCCGACTCAGGAAGGCTTGTACCTGCACTTCCGCCACATCGCCGAGGCGGTAGCGATTCCGCAGATCCTCTACAACGTACCGGGTCGCACCGCCTGCGACATGCTGCCTGAGACCATCGAGCGGTTGTCCACGGTGCCGAACATCATCGGCGTCAAGGAAGCGACCGGCGATCTCAAGCGCGGCCGGGAAGTACTCGATCGTGTCAGCAAGGATTTCCTCGTCTATTCGGGCGACGATGCCACCGCCGTTGAACTGATGCTGATGGGCGGCAAAGGCAACATCTCGGTCACCGCCAACGTCGCGCCGCGAGCGATGAGTGAGCTCTGCGCCGCGGCCATTGCCGGTGATGCGGAAAAAGCGCGGGCCATCAATGCCCTGCTGATGCCGCTGCATCAGACCCTGTTCCTAGAGGCCAATCCGATTCCAGTGAAGTGGGCGCTGCACGAGATGGGGCTGATGCAAGACGGCATCCGCCTGCCCCTGACCTGGCTGAGCCAGCGCTGCCAGGAGCCGCTCCGCGAGGCAATGCGCCAGTCCGGTGTGCTCGCCTGA
- the bamC gene encoding outer membrane protein assembly factor BamC — translation MKRLAGLSTLALIISGTSGCGWIWGEDGYFRDRGSDYLQARQVPPMQAPADVSLRPIEPLLPIPQQVADTRATGEYEVPRPQRLLIAEEASDYSLQTSEDARWLVAMRAPSQVWTAARQFFTDNGFQIADEHPQTGEFVTAWQTRDQLAPALVRNLGLGTGETRVRVRIEPGVQRDTSEIYVLSVQRPAGSSADVAWPDEPVNAELDRVLLDELQAGLNSRAAQGTSTSLLAERDFDAPSRVTLSEAGSGSPVLQLDTDFNRAWSSVGRALAASDILVEDLDRSLGVYYINLSEGAAKPDEKPGFFARLFGTTPDREEIEARAERYQVRLTDIGGNVQVALDKNLDTVAPADVARRVLGMLKENLD, via the coding sequence ATGAAGCGACTGGCCGGCCTTTCGACCCTAGCCCTGATCATCTCTGGAACCAGCGGCTGTGGCTGGATCTGGGGTGAAGACGGATATTTCCGCGACCGTGGTAGCGACTATCTTCAGGCCCGCCAGGTACCGCCGATGCAAGCGCCGGCCGATGTCAGCCTGCGACCGATCGAGCCCCTGCTGCCCATTCCTCAGCAGGTAGCTGACACCCGTGCGACCGGCGAATACGAAGTGCCGCGCCCGCAACGCCTGCTCATCGCCGAAGAAGCCAGCGATTACAGCCTGCAGACTTCGGAAGACGCGCGTTGGCTCGTCGCCATGCGCGCTCCGTCTCAGGTCTGGACCGCCGCTCGGCAGTTCTTCACCGACAATGGCTTCCAGATCGCCGACGAGCACCCGCAAACAGGCGAGTTCGTGACCGCCTGGCAGACCCGCGACCAGTTGGCTCCGGCACTGGTGCGCAATCTCGGCCTGGGCACCGGCGAAACCCGCGTCCGTGTTCGCATCGAACCCGGCGTGCAGCGCGACACCAGCGAAATCTACGTCCTGAGCGTCCAGCGTCCTGCCGGTAGCAGTGCCGATGTTGCCTGGCCTGACGAGCCGGTCAACGCCGAGCTCGATCGCGTATTGCTCGACGAATTGCAGGCGGGTCTGAACAGCCGTGCGGCTCAAGGCACGTCAACTTCGCTGCTGGCCGAGCGTGACTTCGATGCGCCGAGCCGTGTAACCCTTAGCGAAGCCGGCAGCGGCTCGCCCGTGTTGCAGCTCGATACCGATTTCAACCGCGCCTGGTCGAGCGTTGGCCGCGCCCTGGCCGCCAGCGACATCCTCGTCGAAGACCTCGATCGCAGCCTGGGTGTTTATTACATCAACCTGTCGGAAGGGGCGGCGAAGCCGGATGAAAAGCCAGGTTTCTTCGCCCGATTGTTCGGCACGACCCCGGACCGCGAGGAAATCGAGGCGCGTGCCGAGCGTTATCAAGTACGACTCACCGACATCGGTGGCAACGTGCAGGTGGCGCTCGACAAGAACCTCGATACCGTCGCGCCCGCAGACGTAGCCCGACGCGTGCTTGGCATGCTCAAAGAGAATCTGGACTGA
- a CDS encoding phosphoribosylaminoimidazolesuccinocarboxamide synthase — protein MTTPNALSLKKIYSGKVRDLYEIDDKRMLMVATDRLSAFDVILAEPIPEKGKILTAISNFWFDKLAHLVPNHFTGDKVEDVVPADELPLVEGRAVVAKRLKPVAVEAIVRGYIVGSGWKEYQKTGTVCGIALPAGLKEAAKLPQPIFTPSTKAAVGDHDENISFEQCEAIIGKELAAQVRDTSIALYTAAVEYAATRGIIIADTKFEFGLDEEGRLTLMDEVLTPDSSRFWPADSYQEGRNPPSFDKQFVRDWLESTGWNKEPPAPPVPADVAQKTADKYREALTRLTA, from the coding sequence ATGACCACTCCCAATGCCCTCAGCCTCAAGAAGATCTACTCCGGCAAGGTTCGTGATCTGTACGAGATCGACGACAAGCGCATGCTCATGGTCGCCACGGACCGCCTCTCGGCATTCGATGTCATCCTTGCCGAGCCGATTCCGGAAAAGGGCAAGATCCTCACGGCCATTTCCAACTTCTGGTTCGACAAGCTCGCCCATCTGGTGCCCAACCACTTCACCGGCGACAAGGTCGAGGACGTGGTCCCGGCCGATGAACTGCCGCTGGTAGAGGGCCGTGCGGTGGTGGCCAAGCGCCTCAAGCCGGTGGCGGTTGAAGCCATCGTCCGTGGCTACATCGTTGGTTCCGGCTGGAAGGAATATCAGAAGACCGGAACCGTCTGCGGAATTGCGCTGCCGGCGGGCTTGAAAGAGGCGGCCAAGCTGCCGCAACCCATCTTTACCCCGTCGACCAAGGCTGCCGTTGGCGACCACGACGAGAACATCTCCTTCGAGCAATGCGAGGCGATCATCGGCAAGGAGTTGGCCGCTCAGGTGCGCGATACATCGATCGCGCTGTATACAGCCGCGGTTGAATACGCGGCGACCCGGGGCATCATCATCGCCGACACCAAATTCGAGTTCGGGCTCGATGAAGAGGGGCGCCTGACCCTCATGGACGAAGTGCTGACGCCCGACTCCAGCCGTTTCTGGCCTGCGGACAGCTACCAGGAAGGCCGCAATCCGCCGAGCTTCGACAAGCAGTTCGTCCGCGACTGGCTGGAATCCACCGGCTGGAACAAGGAGCCGCCCGCGCCGCCGGTGCCCGCCGACGTCGCGCAGAAAACCGCCGACAAGTATCGCGAGGCCTTGACGCGCCTGACGGCTTGA
- a CDS encoding serine hydrolase domain-containing protein, with amino-acid sequence MKPSVALSLTMPPFGLRSLGLGAAISFMGVLQPALAASPTSAGVMEGFPPAVEMRVNQGNAFTLPFLRWSMRHAREVSPTRTIARSERPLTITEGAHKGFGSLTFAAGQQRISLDGYLGETATDGLIVLHKGEIVFERYFEGFDARQPHVWASMTKSVTGLLAAQFIAEGKLDPNAKLVQYVPELGGTAFGESTVQQNLDMQVAVAYPEHVPPDLGLFAATGLIPRKPDMPGDIYSFLQVAKADEQTASSPVFFYQNGSPEAVAWALRRISAQSWAELVSERIWSRFAQEDAYVQVDALGTEMASGGISCNLRDTARFAELVRRELTRDRADDSFNQAARSLLNSGDAALFAKGNLGPGRPGYAYRNYWLQKNDGDGSLEASGRFGQKIYINPTRELVIVKLSATPDLARRATSADGPAKVASRAIDSPATFNNMVSAVLDDLPH; translated from the coding sequence ATGAAACCAAGCGTAGCCTTATCCCTCACCATGCCTCCATTCGGCTTGCGGAGCCTGGGACTGGGCGCGGCAATTTCTTTCATGGGCGTGCTGCAGCCTGCGCTGGCCGCGAGCCCGACCAGCGCGGGTGTCATGGAAGGTTTTCCGCCGGCCGTTGAGATGCGCGTGAACCAGGGAAATGCCTTTACGCTACCCTTTCTGCGCTGGTCCATGCGCCACGCCCGCGAAGTGTCACCGACTCGCACTATCGCTCGCTCCGAACGTCCGCTGACGATTACCGAAGGGGCGCACAAAGGCTTCGGTTCGCTGACCTTCGCGGCGGGGCAGCAGCGGATATCGCTCGATGGCTATCTAGGCGAGACCGCCACCGACGGCCTGATCGTATTGCACAAAGGCGAAATCGTGTTTGAGCGGTACTTCGAGGGGTTCGACGCGCGGCAGCCGCACGTCTGGGCATCCATGACCAAGTCGGTGACCGGATTGCTTGCCGCGCAGTTCATCGCCGAAGGCAAACTGGACCCGAACGCCAAGCTTGTGCAATACGTGCCCGAGCTGGGTGGCACAGCGTTCGGTGAGAGCACCGTGCAACAGAATCTGGACATGCAGGTGGCGGTGGCCTATCCGGAGCACGTGCCGCCAGATCTGGGGCTGTTCGCCGCGACGGGGCTGATTCCGCGAAAACCGGACATGCCCGGCGATATCTATTCGTTTCTGCAAGTCGCCAAAGCGGACGAACAAACCGCCTCGTCGCCGGTGTTCTTCTACCAGAACGGCTCGCCCGAAGCGGTGGCTTGGGCGTTGCGCCGCATCTCCGCACAGAGTTGGGCCGAACTGGTGTCCGAGCGAATCTGGTCACGCTTTGCGCAAGAGGACGCCTATGTCCAGGTCGACGCACTGGGCACCGAGATGGCCAGCGGTGGTATCAGCTGCAATCTGCGCGATACCGCGCGCTTTGCCGAGTTGGTGCGCCGTGAGCTTACTCGTGACAGGGCCGATGACAGCTTCAACCAGGCCGCCCGCAGTCTGCTGAACAGCGGCGATGCGGCGCTGTTCGCCAAAGGCAATCTGGGGCCGGGACGGCCCGGCTACGCCTACCGTAATTACTGGCTGCAGAAGAATGACGGTGACGGGTCGCTGGAGGCCAGCGGCCGTTTCGGCCAGAAAATCTACATCAACCCGACGCGTGAGCTGGTCATCGTCAAGCTGTCGGCGACGCCCGACCTGGCGCGCCGCGCGACCAGCGCGGACGGACCGGCCAAGGTGGCGTCCCGGGCGATCGACTCGCCCGCCACCTTCAACAACATGGTCAGCGCGGTACTGGACGACTTGCCGCACTGA